The bacterium genome includes a region encoding these proteins:
- a CDS encoding fumarylacetoacetate hydrolase family protein, which produces MKLITFEVATPVGPFQRAGAVIELGGGQVYADLNFALAAEMAGERSPRAQEKADAILPADMLALAGAGPGALEAAESALEFLLENPEAQGPRGEQLIYRPDEIRLLAPIPNPPLIRGFAGFERHLKKTFGMMGLEIPQTWYERPLAFKSSTAHMAAADEVVPWPSYTDKMDFELEFCAVLGQPGRDIPEEKAADHILGYAILNDWSARDAQTGEMQMSVGPYKGKDWCWSFGPWIVTKDELPDPTSIPMAARINGETWIEATPGEMYWTFEQMISYTSRDENLRTGDLFGSGTVPGGCGMEIDRWIQPGDLVEIDMGPLGIMRNRLSKKPPARPYTYK; this is translated from the coding sequence ATGAAACTCATCACGTTTGAAGTCGCAACCCCGGTCGGCCCCTTCCAGCGGGCGGGCGCAGTCATCGAACTCGGCGGCGGCCAGGTCTACGCCGACCTCAATTTCGCCCTCGCCGCCGAAATGGCGGGCGAACGCTCCCCGCGCGCCCAGGAGAAAGCGGATGCCATCCTCCCCGCCGACATGCTCGCCCTCGCGGGCGCGGGCCCCGGCGCCCTCGAGGCGGCCGAGAGCGCCCTCGAGTTTCTCCTCGAAAACCCGGAGGCCCAGGGCCCCCGCGGAGAGCAGCTCATCTACCGGCCGGATGAGATACGCCTTCTCGCCCCGATCCCCAACCCGCCGCTCATTCGCGGCTTCGCCGGCTTCGAGCGCCACCTGAAGAAAACCTTCGGGATGATGGGCCTCGAGATCCCCCAGACCTGGTACGAGCGGCCCCTCGCCTTCAAATCGAGCACCGCCCACATGGCGGCCGCGGATGAGGTCGTCCCCTGGCCGAGCTACACCGACAAGATGGATTTCGAGCTCGAATTCTGCGCCGTCCTCGGCCAGCCGGGCAGGGACATCCCGGAAGAAAAAGCCGCCGATCACATCCTCGGCTACGCCATCTTGAACGACTGGTCCGCCCGCGACGCCCAGACGGGCGAGATGCAGATGAGTGTGGGGCCCTACAAGGGAAAAGACTGGTGCTGGTCGTTCGGCCCCTGGATCGTCACGAAGGACGAGCTGCCCGACCCCACTTCGATCCCCATGGCCGCGCGCATCAACGGCGAAACCTGGATCGAGGCCACCCCGGGCGAGATGTACTGGACCTTCGAGCAGATGATCTCCTACACCTCGCGCGACGAGAACCTGCGCACGGGCGACCTCTTCGGCTCGGGCACCGTCCCCGGCGGCTGCGGGATGGAGATCGATCGCTGGATCCAGCCCGGCGATTTGGTCGAGATCGACATGGGCCCCCTCGGCATCATGCGCAACCGGCTAAGCAAAAAGCCGCCGGCCCGGCCCTACACCTACAAATAG
- a CDS encoding MmgE/PrpD family protein: MTDAVVQFILETGDTAVPEEVKALHRRCFVDGAGLMVAGATEKSGRIIQQYLKENGGGPEARMLGTDRTVPAHAAAFANGVAGHSMDYDDTQLAAHPDRIYGLLTHPTVPVMAASIAMAEALGSSGAELMTAFAVGFEVECKVAEAIKPEHYIRGFHTTGTVGAIGAAAACAKLMGLGEHELRMCLGIVCSESAGLRANFGTMTKPFHCGRAAENGVVAARLAAGGFTADPAALDGPWGFFQIMGGGADAECLIGKLGNPWTVADPGVSIKPYPCGSLSHPSMDAMRDLILENGIRNEDVKVARLGTTQRVLQPLRYDDPQNELEAKFSMKYSLGILLHTGGKAGIAQYHDEVVNDPAVKETLKKIEPFVDDEIEAMGYDLIRSKLTIEMMDGTVHEKFTDTSRGTPKRPMDREELYDKFKECCGLVYGEDQIARAEAMLYKVDTLDSIYPLIDLLGERLAPEGGA, translated from the coding sequence ATGACGGATGCGGTTGTCCAGTTCATTCTGGAGACCGGCGATACGGCGGTACCCGAGGAGGTGAAGGCGCTCCACCGCCGGTGTTTCGTGGACGGCGCGGGGCTCATGGTAGCGGGCGCGACGGAAAAGAGCGGCCGGATCATCCAGCAGTACTTGAAGGAAAACGGCGGCGGGCCGGAGGCGCGCATGCTGGGGACGGACAGGACGGTGCCGGCCCATGCGGCGGCATTCGCGAACGGGGTCGCCGGACACTCCATGGACTACGACGACACCCAGCTGGCGGCTCACCCCGATCGCATTTATGGACTGCTGACCCATCCGACGGTTCCGGTCATGGCGGCTTCGATCGCGATGGCCGAGGCCTTGGGTTCATCCGGCGCCGAGCTGATGACCGCCTTCGCGGTGGGCTTCGAGGTGGAGTGCAAGGTGGCCGAGGCGATCAAGCCGGAGCACTACATCCGTGGCTTCCACACAACGGGCACTGTCGGCGCCATCGGCGCGGCGGCCGCCTGCGCGAAGCTGATGGGACTCGGGGAGCATGAACTGCGGATGTGCCTGGGGATCGTTTGTTCGGAGAGCGCCGGGCTTCGGGCGAACTTCGGAACGATGACGAAGCCGTTTCACTGTGGAAGGGCGGCGGAGAACGGCGTGGTCGCGGCCCGCCTGGCCGCCGGCGGCTTCACGGCGGATCCGGCTGCGCTGGACGGCCCGTGGGGCTTTTTCCAGATCATGGGCGGCGGCGCGGACGCGGAGTGTCTCATCGGGAAGCTGGGCAACCCCTGGACGGTGGCGGACCCCGGCGTTTCGATCAAGCCCTACCCCTGCGGTTCGCTTTCGCATCCCTCGATGGACGCGATGCGCGATCTGATTCTCGAGAACGGTATCCGGAACGAGGACGTGAAGGTGGCCCGCCTTGGCACGACCCAGCGCGTGCTACAGCCGCTCCGCTACGACGACCCGCAGAACGAACTCGAGGCCAAGTTTTCGATGAAATACAGTCTGGGCATTCTGCTGCACACCGGGGGCAAGGCCGGAATCGCGCAGTACCACGACGAGGTGGTGAACGATCCCGCCGTGAAGGAAACTCTGAAGAAGATAGAGCCTTTCGTGGACGATGAGATCGAGGCGATGGGCTACGATCTGATCCGCTCGAAGCTGACGATCGAGATGATGGACGGGACGGTACACGAAAAATTCACGGATACCTCCCGCGGCACGCCCAAGCGGCCGATGGACCGGGAGGAACTCTACGATAAATTCAAGGAATGCTGTGGGCTGGTCTACGGGGAAGATCAGATCGCCCGGGCAGAGGCGATGCTCTACAAGGTGGATACGCTGGATAGCATTTATCCGCTGATTGATCTGCTCGGCGAAAGACTGGCTCCCGAAGGTGGAGCGTGA
- a CDS encoding response regulator, whose amino-acid sequence MSQMLSPIWDLNNSTTVLSLEIPVKASEGTILVVDDSSATVEIIGALLKNEGYQVLCAENGHEALEKIRKNRPDLVILDILMPGMDGLEVIQRCKKESAGSEHPPFLVISGICESEFRVKALTLGAVEFLIKPFNRIEFLSRVRTQLEIVHLNRKLRERAEALSEMNRVLRETQERLIQAEKLTAVSEISGAINHELNQPLTVILGQTQLLLDELPRGYASRERAEKIFRNTQRIGQALKNLGNIRSYRTKNYDNNSNIFDLG is encoded by the coding sequence ATGAGCCAAATGCTCTCCCCGATCTGGGATCTCAACAACAGCACCACCGTTTTATCCCTGGAGATACCCGTAAAAGCATCCGAAGGTACCATCTTGGTGGTGGATGATTCCTCGGCCACGGTGGAGATCATCGGCGCATTGCTGAAAAACGAGGGCTATCAGGTGTTATGCGCCGAAAACGGCCACGAGGCGCTCGAAAAAATCCGCAAAAACCGGCCCGACCTCGTCATCCTGGACATCCTGATGCCCGGGATGGACGGGCTCGAAGTCATTCAAAGATGCAAAAAAGAGAGCGCGGGGTCCGAGCACCCTCCCTTTCTTGTCATCTCTGGAATTTGCGAATCGGAATTCCGGGTAAAGGCCCTGACCCTCGGGGCCGTGGAATTTCTCATCAAACCTTTCAACCGAATCGAATTTCTCTCCCGGGTGCGCACCCAACTCGAAATCGTCCACCTCAACAGAAAGCTGCGGGAGCGGGCGGAGGCGCTCAGCGAGATGAACCGGGTGCTGCGGGAGACGCAGGAGCGTCTGATCCAGGCCGAAAAACTCACGGCAGTGTCCGAGATTTCCGGCGCCATCAACCATGAGCTGAACCAGCCGCTCACCGTCATTCTCGGCCAGACCCAGCTGTTGCTCGATGAACTTCCGCGGGGTTATGCAAGCCGCGAGCGCGCCGAAAAGATATTCCGCAACACGCAACGAATCGGACAAGCGCTGAAAAACCTGGGAAACATCAGAAGTTACCGCACGAAAAACTACGACAACAATAGCAATATCTTCGATCTCGGCTAA